TCGGTTCCCTACAGTTCCTTGATCCGGATGTCGCGGTAGGAGACGACGTCCGTCGTGCCGTGGACCTGGAGTCCGATGTAGCCGGAGGCGAACCGTCGCCCGTCCGTGCCCGGGTCGTCCGAGCGGGGCGGGGTGAAGTCCTGGCCGCCGGTGTTGTCGAACTCGTTGATCAGGACGCCGTTGCGGTAGACCGAGTAGCGCTGGTCGACCACCCTGATCTCGTAGTCGTTCCAGGTGCCCTTCTGGGTGACGCCCGCCCCGGCGAGCCCCACCCGGTCGAAGCCGTAGACCGACCCCGTCTTGTACATGTCGCCGTCGGGCCGGTCGAGGACCTGCACCTCATGGCCGTACTTGATGGCCACCCACTCCGGCCGTGACTCCTCCGGGTGGTCGTGGACGCCCGGGAAGCGCACGAACACACCGGAGTTGGCGTTGCCGGTGCCGGGCGCGTCGTCCCGCCACTGCAGGCGCAGGGAGAAGTCGCCGTACTTCCGTTCGGGGAACCACAGCATGCCGAGCCCGGCCTTCGTCGTGCCGGAGGTGATCGAGCCGTCGGTGTTCAGCCCGAACGAACCGCCGCCCACCTGCTGCCACTTGGCGAACGACTCGGCCGTGCCGTCCAGGATCGTGCGGTAGCCCTCCGTCTGGCCGGGCCTGCCGATGCCGGACTCCTCCGCCGCCTCCTTCACGGCGGTGTACTCGCGCAGGTCGACGACCCCCTCCCGGAACAGCTTGTCGAGAACGGTGTCCACGTGCTTCAGGAACAGCGCGTGGGACGTCCACTCCTTCTCGTCCTCGATCAACTCGTTGATGCGGCAACGGTTGTTGGTGACCCGGTTCGGCACGCCCGAGTCGACCGTGCCGACGAAGACCGTCAACCGCTCGTCGTACTCGGCGCAGTTGGGCGCGGGGACCCCGCCGCCGGCGACGACGGTGAAGCTGACCGAGCGCGCGGCGGCCGTGTTGCCCGCCTTGTCGCTCGCCCGGTACGCGACCGTGTGGGTGCCCGCCCGGTCGACCACCACGGGGGCGGTGTAGGCGAGATAGGGGCCGCCGTCCAGCGAGTACTCGACGGCGGCCACGCCCGAGCCACCGTGGTCGGTCGCGCTCACGGTGACCTTCGCGCTCTTCAGGTACGCCCCGGCGGAGTTCCGGTCGCCCTCGACGGTCACGCCCGTCACCGGGGGTGTGGTGTCGGTGGCGGGCGGGGCGACGACGGTGAAGCCGACGCTCTTCGCGGCGGCGACGTTGCCCGCCTTGTCCGTGGCCCGGTACCGCACCTTGTGCGTGCCGACCTCGTGCACCATCACGGGCGCGGTGTACGGCTGCCAGGCCCCCGAGTCGCCGAGGGCGTACTCGATGGTGTTGACCCCCGACCCGGTGTCCGACGCGGAGACGGTGACCGTCGCCATGGACACGTAGTCGCCCTGCGGGTTCTTCTCGCCGGCCACGGTCGCCGAGGTCTCCGGCGCGGTCGCGTCGTCGGTCGGCGGTGCCACGACGGTGAAGCCGACGCTCTTCTCGGCCGCCGTGTTGCCCGCCTTGTCGACCGCGCGGTAGCGGATCTTGTGCGTGCCGACCTGGTCGACGACCACCGGCGTGGTGTACGGCAGCCAGGCTCCGGTGTCACCGACGGCGTACTCGATCCGCTCGACACCCGAGCCGCCCGGGTCGCTCGCGCTCACCGCCACGGAGGCCGAACCGACGTACGCGCCCTCCGAGTTCTGCGTCCCGGCGACCTGGGCCGAGGTCTCGGGCGCGGTGGTGTCCTCGCCGGTGCCCTCGGTCACCACGAGGATGCCCTGCATCTGGCCGTGCCCGGGGATCGTGCAGTAGTAGCGGTAGCGGCCGGGGGTGAGCGTGACCTCGGCGGTGTGGCGGCCGCCCTGGTCGTCGCCGGGGTTGGCGAGGATGTTGAGCGGCACGTCGTTGTTGTACTCCGGGTCGGAGACGTCGAACGTCAACGTGTGCGGCATGCCCATGGTGTTGCCCGTGGCCTTGCTGTTCTCGAACACGAGCGTGGTCGGGCCCGCCACCGCGGTCTGCGGCGCGGTCAGGTACTTGGTGATGTCGTCACCGGCGGTCCAGGTGAGCACCTGGGCGGCGGCCTTCTCCGGCGCCGCGTCCGTGCGGCCGGAGGCGGGCGTCGACGTGAGCCCGAGGACCATCAGCAGGGCCGCCACCAGGGCCGCCCACAGACGTCTTTCCCGCATCACTCCGCCTTCCTCGCCAGCTCGCCGGCCGCCGGTGTCGGGCCGCCGCCCGTGTAGGTCACGCGCCACAACGCCGACTTGGCGTCCGAGGTGAAGAAGCCGCGTCCGTAGTCCAGGACGTACAGCGCGCCGTCCGGACCGAACTTCCAGTCCATGAGGTTCCTGATGCCGTCCGCCCCGACCGGCACGATCTTCTTCAGGGACTCCGCGTGGACCGGGAGTCCGCCGCTGCCCTGGTTCTTCGGGTCCATGACCACCGCGTGGCGCGGCTGGTCGGCGTCGTAGAAGTCGCCGACGAACCACTTGCCGTCCCAGTAGGCGGGCCACCGGACGGAGTTGTCGACGGACTCGGTGTGCCGGTAGACCGGCCCGTTCATCGTCGCCTGGCCGCCGCCCTTGAGCCACGGCAGCAGGTACGTGGCCTCCTCGTTCTTGTACGAGGGGATGCCGCTCGCGTCCCGGGGGAAGTCGGGGGCGCCGCCTTGCGGCGCGTACCAGATGTTGTTGCCGGTCACCGGGGGCAGGTTGACGAGCCCGTCGTTGTTCGGGGACTCGTTCTTCGGGCGGTCGCAGTCGTACCAGCCGAGCGGTTTCGACGGGTCCGGCAGGTTGCGGTCCCGGTAGGGCTGCTTGTTGCCCATGCAGTACGGCCAACCCCGGTTGCCCGCCTCGGTGATGGCGGCGAAGGTGTCGTACTTGGCGGGCCCCCAGGTCGTCGACGGCGCGCTCGCGTCGGGGCCGACCCAGCCGGCGTAGAGGACGTCGGTCTGCCGGTCGACGAAGATGCGGGCGGGGTTCCTGACCCCCATCACATAGATCTCACCGCGTGTCTTGCCCCCGCCCTCGGCGGTCTCCTTGCCGGTGAAGAGGTTCCCCGCGGGCAGGGTGTAGGTGCCGTCGGGCTCCGGGTGGATGCGGAGGATCTTGCCGTTGAGGTTGTTGGTGTTCCCGGCGGTGCGGCGCGCGTCGGCGAAGGAGACGCCCTTGTAGTTCGGCTCGGGGTTGTTGCCCGAGTAACCGGCGCTGAAGCCGCTGGAGTTGTTGTCGCCGGTCGCGATGTACAGGTTGCCCTTCGAGTCCCAGCTCATCCCGCCGCCGGAGTGGCAGCAACTGTGGATCTGCACGGGCCACTTGAGCAGGACCTTCTCGCTGCTCAGGTTCAGCTTGTTGCTCGCGAGGTCGAGGGTGAAGCGGGAGACGCGGCGCTCGGCCATCCGGGTGTCACGGTCGATCCGCGAGTGCGGCGTGTAGTGCAGGTACACCCAGCCGTTCTGCTGGAAGGCGGGGTCCAACTCGATGCCCAGCAGGCCCTCTTCGACCTTGATCAGCTCGTCGCCGCCGCCCTTGTTGCCGAAGACGGTGAGGGCGCCCGCGAGGGTGACCTTCTTCGTCCTCGGGTCGTAGACGTGGATCTCGCCCTTGCCCTTGCCGATGTCGGGGTTGTTCCAGTCGGTGACCACGGGCTGGGAGGAGTCGGCGCCGCCCCGGCCGATGTAGAGGACTCGCCCGTCGGGTGCGGTGACCAGGCCGTGCGGTTCACCGATCTGGTCGTTCTGCCCGGGCTGGTTGGGCTGGGTCAGCCGCTCGGCCTTGTAGTTGGCGGTGATGGTCGCCTTGCAGTCGGCCTGCGCGAGGCGGGAGGTCCAGAGCAGGGCGCCGCGCAGATGCGTACGGAAGTCGGTCTCGTCGTACGCGGAGACCGTCCCGCCCATGCCCGTGTAGAAGGAGCGTCCGCCGTCGTAGTCCCGGCACCAACTCACCGGGTGGTCCCAGCCGTTGGCGCCGGTGCCCGGCTGGTACGTCGACTCCCGCACCCGGGCCACGGTGTGCACGGAGCCCGACGGGTTCTTCGTCCAGTTGAGCCACTTGTCGGGCCGCTTCCACTGCGTCGGCAGGTCCTTGGTGGCCGGGTGTCGCCGGTCACCGACCTCGACGGTCGCCCGCTGCACGGTGGTCGGGCTCGACGGGGCCGGCCGGGCGCCGATCAGTCCGGTGAACCAGTCCGAGTACGGCTCGGCGCGGGCCGCGTCGTGGACGCCGACGAAACCGCCGCCCGCCTCCATATAGCTCTCCAGGCCCGCCTCCTGCTCCGGATCCAGGACGTCACCGCCGCCGGTCAGGAAGACGACGGCGTTGAACCCGCTCAGCCGGGCCTCGTCGGTGAAGACGGACGCGTCGTCGGTGGCCACGACCCCGAACCGCTCGGCGGCCGGCCCCGACAGGCCGATCCGTTCGATCGCCTCGATCCCGGCGTTCACGACGGGGGACTCGTCCCCGGCCGCGGCGGAGCCGTGGAAGATCAGCACCCGAGGGCCCGAGCCGCCCGGGGGTGACGTGATCGACATCGTTGTCAGCGGTGGTTCCGGCGCCGGTCGCGCCTGGGCCGCGGGGCCCGACAGGAGTCCGGCGGTGACGACCGAGGCGGTCAGGGTGGCCGCCCAGGCCCGTCTCTTCGCGTCGCTCAACCCTCGTAAGTACATGGGCACCTCCTCGGTCACAGCAACAGCGCCAAGGAAGCTAGCCCGCTTTGACGCGACTCGCCAATAGCTATGACCGGAATGGTCTGAACTTTGTCCTGGGTGTGGATAAACAGTCGCGCGGCCGCTACCGTCTCACAGGTTGATCACAGCTGCGTCTCCGCAAGATCCGTATCGGCGTGGGGAGTTCCGCATGGACGGGATGGACAGACGAGGGTTCAACCGGCGGATGCTGCTGGGTGGCGCGGCCGCCGCGACATCGTTGTCCGTGGCCATCGAGACCGTCGGCACCTCCGGGTCCGCGAGCGCCGCCACGCAGGTGAGGACGGCCCCGGCGGGCGGTGTGGTCCGACACCTCAAGATGTACGCCGAGAAGCTGCCCGACGGGCAGATGGGCTACGGCTTCGAGAAGGGCAAGGCCTCGATACCGGGCCCCCTGATCGAACTCAACGAGGGCGACACCCTGCACATCGAGTTCGAGAACACGATGGACGTGGCGGCGAGCCTGCACGTCCACGGCCTGGACTACGAGATCTCCAGCGACGGCACCCGACAGAACAAGAGCCACGTCGAACCCGGCGGCACCCGCACCTACACCTGGCGCACCCACGCCCCCGGCGTCCGCAAGGACGGCACCTGGCGTGCGGGCAGCGCCGGTTACTGGCACTACCACGACCATGTCGTCGGCACCGAACACGGCACGGTCGGCGTCCGCAAGGGCCTCTACGGCCCCGTCATCGTCCGCCGCAAGGGTGACGTCCTGCCC
This genomic stretch from Streptomyces deccanensis harbors:
- a CDS encoding OmpL47-type beta-barrel domain-containing protein: MRERRLWAALVAALLMVLGLTSTPASGRTDAAPEKAAAQVLTWTAGDDITKYLTAPQTAVAGPTTLVFENSKATGNTMGMPHTLTFDVSDPEYNNDVPLNILANPGDDQGGRHTAEVTLTPGRYRYYCTIPGHGQMQGILVVTEGTGEDTTAPETSAQVAGTQNSEGAYVGSASVAVSASDPGGSGVERIEYAVGDTGAWLPYTTPVVVDQVGTHKIRYRAVDKAGNTAAEKSVGFTVVAPPTDDATAPETSATVAGEKNPQGDYVSMATVTVSASDTGSGVNTIEYALGDSGAWQPYTAPVMVHEVGTHKVRYRATDKAGNVAAAKSVGFTVVAPPATDTTPPVTGVTVEGDRNSAGAYLKSAKVTVSATDHGGSGVAAVEYSLDGGPYLAYTAPVVVDRAGTHTVAYRASDKAGNTAAARSVSFTVVAGGGVPAPNCAEYDERLTVFVGTVDSGVPNRVTNNRCRINELIEDEKEWTSHALFLKHVDTVLDKLFREGVVDLREYTAVKEAAEESGIGRPGQTEGYRTILDGTAESFAKWQQVGGGSFGLNTDGSITSGTTKAGLGMLWFPERKYGDFSLRLQWRDDAPGTGNANSGVFVRFPGVHDHPEESRPEWVAIKYGHEVQVLDRPDGDMYKTGSVYGFDRVGLAGAGVTQKGTWNDYEIRVVDQRYSVYRNGVLINEFDNTGGQDFTPPRSDDPGTDGRRFASGYIGLQVHGTTDVVSYRDIRIKEL
- a CDS encoding ThuA domain-containing protein; amino-acid sequence: MYLRGLSDAKRRAWAATLTASVVTAGLLSGPAAQARPAPEPPLTTMSITSPPGGSGPRVLIFHGSAAAGDESPVVNAGIEAIERIGLSGPAAERFGVVATDDASVFTDEARLSGFNAVVFLTGGGDVLDPEQEAGLESYMEAGGGFVGVHDAARAEPYSDWFTGLIGARPAPSSPTTVQRATVEVGDRRHPATKDLPTQWKRPDKWLNWTKNPSGSVHTVARVRESTYQPGTGANGWDHPVSWCRDYDGGRSFYTGMGGTVSAYDETDFRTHLRGALLWTSRLAQADCKATITANYKAERLTQPNQPGQNDQIGEPHGLVTAPDGRVLYIGRGGADSSQPVVTDWNNPDIGKGKGEIHVYDPRTKKVTLAGALTVFGNKGGGDELIKVEEGLLGIELDPAFQQNGWVYLHYTPHSRIDRDTRMAERRVSRFTLDLASNKLNLSSEKVLLKWPVQIHSCCHSGGGMSWDSKGNLYIATGDNNSSGFSAGYSGNNPEPNYKGVSFADARRTAGNTNNLNGKILRIHPEPDGTYTLPAGNLFTGKETAEGGGKTRGEIYVMGVRNPARIFVDRQTDVLYAGWVGPDASAPSTTWGPAKYDTFAAITEAGNRGWPYCMGNKQPYRDRNLPDPSKPLGWYDCDRPKNESPNNDGLVNLPPVTGNNIWYAPQGGAPDFPRDASGIPSYKNEEATYLLPWLKGGGQATMNGPVYRHTESVDNSVRWPAYWDGKWFVGDFYDADQPRHAVVMDPKNQGSGGLPVHAESLKKIVPVGADGIRNLMDWKFGPDGALYVLDYGRGFFTSDAKSALWRVTYTGGGPTPAAGELARKAE
- a CDS encoding multicopper oxidase domain-containing protein; this encodes MDRRGFNRRMLLGGAAAATSLSVAIETVGTSGSASAATQVRTAPAGGVVRHLKMYAEKLPDGQMGYGFEKGKASIPGPLIELNEGDTLHIEFENTMDVAASLHVHGLDYEISSDGTRQNKSHVEPGGTRTYTWRTHAPGVRKDGTWRAGSAGYWHYHDHVVGTEHGTVGVRKGLYGPVIVRRKGDVLPDKTVTVVFNDLLINNKPAHSGPNFDATVGDRVEWVVLTHGEYYHTFHLHGHRWADNRTGMLTGPDDPSQVVDNKIVGPADSFGFQVVAGEGVGAGAWMYHCHVQSHSDMGMVGLFLVRRTDGTIPGYEPHEPHERRDSEASGASEASGGSEASHAH